A genomic stretch from Leptotrichia sp. HSP-536 includes:
- the murI gene encoding glutamate racemase: MSIGVFDSGIGGLTVLKEIRKVLPNEKIYYFGDTARVPYGEKTKELIIRYSKEIVEFLLEKDVSAIVVACNTATALALEELKEIFKIPIIGVIEAGARTAINTTKNGKIGVIGTKATIKSGKYEEEIKLFSKNVKIFQKACPLFVPAVEEGILRGKLVNQIIKTYLDDFNEKIDTLILGCTHYPLLKDAISKIYPNMKIVDPAKETALDLKEILKK; this comes from the coding sequence ATGTCAATTGGTGTATTCGATTCAGGAATCGGCGGACTTACAGTTTTAAAAGAAATTAGAAAAGTATTACCAAATGAAAAAATATATTATTTTGGCGACACAGCAAGAGTTCCCTATGGAGAAAAAACAAAAGAGCTAATTATACGGTATTCGAAAGAAATAGTAGAATTTTTATTAGAAAAGGATGTAAGTGCCATTGTGGTAGCTTGTAATACAGCAACAGCCCTTGCTTTAGAAGAGTTAAAGGAAATATTTAAAATTCCAATTATCGGAGTAATTGAAGCGGGTGCAAGAACAGCAATAAATACAACGAAAAATGGTAAAATTGGAGTTATAGGAACAAAAGCAACAATAAAATCAGGAAAATACGAAGAAGAAATAAAATTATTCAGCAAAAATGTCAAAATTTTTCAAAAAGCCTGTCCACTTTTTGTGCCGGCAGTGGAAGAAGGAATTTTACGTGGTAAACTTGTAAATCAAATAATAAAAACATACTTGGACGATTTTAACGAAAAAATAGACACATTGATATTAGGCTGTACTCATTATCCATTATTAAAGGACGCGATTAGTAAAATTTATCCAAATATGAAAATAGTAGACCCTGCAAAGGAAACAGCATTAGATTTAAAAGAAATTCTAAAAAAGTAA
- a CDS encoding transposase, giving the protein MKSEFFEEWFREIFLRHIEKLKKSVLIVMNNARFHRKRILEKIIRRRHCLFFLPPYSPDLNPIEKVWASLKKKLNDIAHNFNTLEEAVTTALFDKMVRF; this is encoded by the coding sequence ATGAAAAGTGAATTTTTTGAAGAATGGTTCAGGGAGATATTCTTAAGACATATTGAAAAATTAAAGAAGAGTGTGCTAATAGTTATGAACAATGCCAGATTTCATAGAAAAAGGATATTAGAAAAGATAATTAGGAGGAGGCATTGTCTATTCTTTCTTCCGCCGTATTCACCAGATTTAAATCCAATAGAAAAAGTATGGGCTAGTCTCAAGAAGAAATTAAATGACATAGCCCATAATTTTAATACGCTTGAAGAAGCAGTTACTACTGCCTTATTTGATAAAATGGTTCGATTTTAA
- a CDS encoding helix-turn-helix domain-containing protein, giving the protein MINNVERIKKLKEENYQKIFGIKKNTFDKMLKLLNESYRIEHLRGGHPPKLSVLDRLVIMLSYYRDYRTMENIAFEYGVAKSTICECVKWVENILIKSEEFSLPKKGNLSGTLR; this is encoded by the coding sequence ATGATAAACAATGTTGAAAGAATAAAAAAACTTAAAGAAGAAAACTATCAGAAAATTTTTGGCATTAAAAAAAATACCTTTGACAAAATGCTGAAACTTTTGAATGAATCATACAGAATTGAACATTTAAGAGGCGGACATCCGCCAAAACTATCTGTTCTTGACAGACTCGTAATTATGCTTTCATACTATCGTGACTATAGAACTATGGAAAATATTGCCTTTGAATATGGTGTTGCAAAAAGTACCATCTGTGAGTGCGTTAAATGGGTTGAAAACATCTTGATAAAAAGCGAGGAGTTTTCTTTGCCTAAAAAAGGGAACTTGTCAGGGACACTGAGATAG
- a CDS encoding Nif3-like dinuclear metal center hexameric protein: MKLWEIIGELHTLFNPKVAEDWDNVGLLIGDNTKEVNKVLFCLDVTENAVKKAINNNVDLIISHHPVIFSGLKRITNETSHGRKLLKLMENKIAVYSIHTNADFAINGLNDFIMDKFNLEGEKIIVNEHRFEDYNPIKNKMEHVHGGLARIKILNKKMKLEDLIEKIKDALGISYVRYVGDKNAYVKKIGLVTGGGSSFMYDIADKIDVFLTGDLRYHESLDALEEGRILVDIGHLESEYLFVDMMEQKMRKFFNGEMIRHFEDEVFKLG; this comes from the coding sequence ATGAAACTATGGGAAATAATAGGAGAATTACATACACTTTTTAATCCAAAAGTAGCTGAGGATTGGGATAATGTTGGGCTTTTGATAGGAGATAATACAAAAGAAGTTAATAAGGTTTTATTTTGCCTGGATGTTACAGAAAATGCTGTAAAAAAAGCTATAAATAACAATGTGGATTTGATAATTTCACACCATCCAGTAATTTTTTCGGGACTTAAAAGAATTACAAATGAAACTTCACATGGAAGAAAACTTTTAAAACTGATGGAAAATAAAATAGCAGTTTATTCAATTCACACAAATGCAGATTTTGCAATTAACGGGCTAAATGACTTTATAATGGATAAATTTAATTTGGAAGGAGAAAAAATAATTGTAAATGAGCATAGATTTGAAGATTATAATCCAATAAAAAATAAAATGGAACACGTGCATGGCGGACTTGCCAGAATTAAAATATTAAATAAAAAAATGAAACTGGAAGATTTGATTGAAAAAATAAAAGATGCACTTGGAATAAGCTATGTGAGATATGTAGGAGATAAAAATGCATATGTGAAGAAAATAGGACTAGTTACAGGTGGTGGAAGTTCATTTATGTACGACATTGCAGACAAGATTGATGTGTTTTTAACTGGAGATTTGAGATACCACGAATCTTTGGATGCTTTAGAAGAAGGAAGAATTCTTGTAGATATTGGTCATTTAGAAAGCGAATATCTATTTGTGGATATGATGGAACAGAAAATGAGAAAATTTTTTAATGGAGAAATGATACGTCATTTTGAAGATGAAGTATTTAAATTAGGATAA
- the rpoZ gene encoding DNA-directed RNA polymerase subunit omega, which translates to MKKEKITIDELLTKIPNKYELAIVSGKIAKKEFAKGKQKSEIMDEVFKDIMDDEVEVIREINEENIEN; encoded by the coding sequence ATGAAAAAAGAAAAAATAACAATAGATGAACTATTGACTAAAATACCTAATAAATATGAACTTGCAATCGTTTCAGGAAAAATTGCGAAAAAGGAATTTGCTAAAGGAAAACAGAAATCGGAAATAATGGATGAAGTTTTCAAGGACATAATGGACGACGAAGTGGAAGTTATTCGTGAAATTAACGAAGAAAATATAGAAAATTAA
- the rpoD gene encoding RNA polymerase sigma factor RpoD: MSDKKQNLKNSLANFIKQAREQKVVSYEEINSVLSIGFSTEKIEQLIKKLTDDGVQIVDTKKEKDDLLKVPDSLEDIEKMEISDFEDSHDEFVESEIDDSEVDKLLQTDLLKMAESMDVDEPIKMYLREIGQIPLLSYEEEIDYAQRVLNGEEEAKQKLIESNLRLVVSIAKKHTNRGLKMLDLIQEGNMGLMKAVEKFEYEKGFKFSTYATWWIRQAITRAIADQGRTIRIPVHMIETINKIKKESRIILQETGKEPTAEELAEKLELPVEKVKSILEMNQDPISLETPVGSEEDSELGDFVEDDKFANPYDATTRILLKEQLDEVLKTLNEREEMVLRYRYGLDDGSQKTLEEVGKIFNVTRERIRQIEVKALRKLRHPSRRKKLEDYRS, encoded by the coding sequence ATGTCTGATAAAAAACAAAATTTAAAAAATAGTCTCGCAAATTTTATAAAACAGGCACGAGAGCAAAAAGTTGTAAGTTACGAAGAAATAAATTCTGTTTTGTCTATTGGATTTTCAACTGAGAAAATTGAGCAGTTAATAAAAAAATTGACTGATGACGGTGTTCAAATTGTAGATACAAAGAAAGAAAAAGATGACTTGTTAAAAGTTCCTGATTCTTTAGAGGACATTGAAAAAATGGAAATATCAGATTTTGAAGATTCTCATGACGAATTTGTAGAGAGTGAAATCGATGATTCGGAAGTGGATAAATTACTACAGACAGATCTGTTGAAAATGGCAGAAAGTATGGATGTGGATGAACCAATAAAGATGTACCTGCGTGAAATCGGACAAATCCCATTACTTAGCTATGAAGAGGAAATTGACTATGCTCAAAGGGTTTTGAACGGCGAAGAGGAAGCAAAGCAAAAATTAATTGAATCAAACTTAAGGCTTGTTGTCAGTATTGCCAAAAAACATACAAATCGTGGATTAAAAATGCTGGATTTAATTCAAGAGGGAAATATGGGGCTTATGAAGGCTGTAGAAAAATTTGAATATGAAAAAGGATTTAAATTTTCAACTTATGCAACATGGTGGATTAGACAGGCGATAACACGTGCGATTGCAGATCAAGGAAGAACAATAAGAATACCTGTTCACATGATTGAAACGATTAACAAAATTAAAAAAGAAAGCCGAATTATTTTACAGGAAACTGGAAAAGAGCCAACAGCGGAAGAGTTGGCTGAAAAACTGGAATTACCAGTAGAAAAGGTAAAAAGTATTCTTGAAATGAATCAGGACCCAATTTCTTTAGAAACACCAGTTGGAAGTGAAGAAGACAGTGAACTGGGAGATTTTGTTGAAGATGACAAATTTGCAAATCCGTATGATGCGACAACAAGGATTTTATTAAAGGAACAGCTTGACGAAGTATTAAAAACATTGAATGAGCGTGAGGAGATGGTACTCAGATATAGATATGGACTTGATGATGGTTCTCAAAAGACTTTGGAAGAAGTAGGAAAAATTTTTAACGTGACAAGAGAACGTATCAGACAGATTGAGGTAAAAGCGTTAAGAAAATTAAGACATCCGAGTAGAAGAAAAAAATTGGAAGATTACAGGAGCTAA
- a CDS encoding D-alanyl-D-alanine carboxypeptidase family protein encodes MKKKISNKRNKVIFSIAFLAVSAFSFAEGEDYRDYKALLIGDIDGNIIKEDNSLAVRPLASVTKIMTSILTLDKIKNGMISYDDMVTVSSKAASVPYGIKLTAGKQYTVRDLLKATIIKSSNNAAYALAEYVGGNVPNFVQSMNEKARGYGLGSLRYCSPHGLPPSYTGSCMDQGNARDLYKLAQITVKDYSEYLNFSKNKIDYVDNGNTQVTSTNSLLGNVLGVDGIKTGYHNAAGSNIVLTADRGGERMIAVILGSNRAKDRNAIGTKEINDYYANGYARKNENYNAHNVDSAISTTNNNDDIAYSDNTLEKSEKETKEPKKDNFINKLINKFIKKDDSDSESSAKKIKIISKNDVIAIATIGNVKYNLYPSRDIEIIATQRPILNYTVNINSGVSKKSRGKIVGTYVATDGTLTYSGELIMK; translated from the coding sequence ATGAAAAAGAAAATTAGTAACAAACGTAACAAAGTAATATTTTCTATAGCATTTTTAGCAGTATCAGCATTTTCATTTGCTGAAGGTGAAGATTATCGTGACTATAAAGCACTGCTAATTGGTGATATCGATGGAAATATTATAAAAGAAGATAATAGTTTAGCAGTTAGACCATTAGCTTCGGTAACAAAAATTATGACATCAATATTGACATTAGATAAAATAAAAAATGGAATGATTTCCTATGATGATATGGTAACGGTTTCTTCAAAAGCTGCGTCGGTTCCTTATGGAATAAAATTAACAGCTGGAAAACAATATACAGTAAGAGATCTGTTAAAAGCAACAATTATCAAATCGTCAAATAATGCTGCATATGCACTTGCTGAATATGTTGGAGGAAACGTTCCAAACTTTGTGCAATCAATGAATGAAAAAGCCAGAGGCTATGGACTTGGTTCTCTCAGATATTGCTCACCGCACGGATTGCCGCCTAGCTATACAGGTTCATGCATGGATCAAGGAAATGCGAGAGATTTATACAAATTAGCTCAAATAACAGTAAAAGATTACAGCGAATATTTAAACTTTTCAAAAAATAAAATAGATTATGTAGATAACGGAAATACACAGGTAACATCCACAAATTCACTTCTAGGAAATGTATTAGGAGTAGACGGAATTAAAACAGGCTACCATAATGCAGCAGGTTCAAACATCGTTCTGACAGCAGACAGAGGCGGGGAAAGAATGATAGCAGTTATTTTAGGATCAAATAGGGCAAAGGACAGAAATGCAATAGGGACAAAGGAAATTAATGATTATTACGCCAACGGCTATGCAAGAAAAAATGAAAATTATAATGCACATAATGTTGATAGTGCAATTAGTACCACTAATAACAATGATGATATTGCATACAGCGATAATACTTTAGAGAAATCGGAAAAAGAAACCAAAGAGCCTAAAAAAGATAATTTTATTAATAAGTTAATTAATAAATTTATAAAAAAAGATGACAGTGATTCTGAATCTTCTGCAAAGAAAATAAAAATTATAAGTAAAAATGATGTAATAGCAATAGCAACAATTGGAAATGTAAAATATAATCTATATCCATCAAGGGATATAGAAATAATAGCAACTCAACGTCCTATTTTAAATTATACTGTAAATATAAACTCAGGAGTATCTAAGAAGAGCAGAGGGAAAATTGTAGGAACATATGTTGCAACTGATGGGACATTAACCTATAGTGGAGAATTAATTATGAAATAA
- the dnaG gene encoding DNA primase produces MFYSEEEIQKLIDNLDIVEVIGEYVNLKKAGSDYKGLSPFKDEKTPSFTVSPVKNIFKDFSTQIGGNVISFYMKINDIGFVQAVEELSQKYNIPLKRNGKFQIIGQKISEKQAENKEYFEIMNEVQNFFENNVEKYEEALEYMKNRDFSLEDMKKFKVGFASNIRDELFKYLIEKKFSEEKIMKLGLAKRNENGEIYDSFRNRISFPIYNTEGKIVAFGGRIIEKNTNLPKYLNSPDSPIFKKGKELFGIKYQGENVKKKGFAILMEGYLDVLTAQKNGFESAVASLGTAFTEEQAQLLKKYTDKVLIAYDNDEAGRNAVIKASYILKKYDFDVKCLVLKGKEKDPDEFLRKNGKRAFIEVVKESKDIFDFLISEFSKEQDLEDIDNVTKFIRKFKPFFSNVTDNLRKNLYLQKLSTEFGIDGFILKEELGNLEPEKSPKKIKISNDEKLVKFKKQKEDLYIELEKQTFIYVLKYYDSEKKKCEKLLNKKFSSLIFNKLIEDMKMINFNIKDLDKIDITEEEEKIIMGLQFSADKDTTDKDIYFREIYFGWIKREIDEERKRSDEENDKIRKFELKRILSKLKNISKVDEIEKLYDEFILIRRPNYV; encoded by the coding sequence ATGTTTTATAGTGAAGAAGAGATACAAAAATTAATTGATAATTTAGATATTGTCGAAGTAATCGGCGAATATGTAAATTTAAAGAAAGCAGGTTCAGATTATAAAGGCTTGTCTCCTTTTAAAGATGAAAAAACTCCATCCTTTACAGTCAGTCCAGTGAAAAATATTTTTAAGGACTTTAGTACACAAATTGGCGGAAATGTAATTTCATTTTATATGAAAATTAATGACATTGGCTTTGTTCAGGCAGTAGAAGAATTATCGCAGAAATATAATATTCCATTAAAAAGAAATGGAAAGTTTCAAATAATTGGCCAGAAAATAAGCGAGAAACAAGCCGAAAATAAAGAATATTTTGAAATAATGAATGAAGTTCAGAATTTTTTTGAAAATAACGTGGAAAAATATGAAGAAGCGTTAGAGTATATGAAAAATCGGGATTTTTCGCTAGAAGATATGAAAAAATTCAAAGTTGGATTTGCTTCTAATATACGAGATGAATTGTTTAAATATTTAATAGAAAAAAAATTTTCAGAAGAAAAGATAATGAAGCTAGGACTTGCTAAAAGAAATGAAAATGGAGAAATCTATGACAGTTTTAGAAATAGGATAAGTTTTCCAATTTATAATACTGAAGGTAAAATAGTGGCATTTGGTGGACGGATAATTGAGAAAAATACCAATTTGCCAAAATATCTTAATTCACCAGATTCACCTATTTTCAAAAAAGGAAAAGAACTTTTTGGAATAAAGTATCAAGGAGAAAATGTTAAGAAAAAAGGTTTTGCAATACTGATGGAAGGTTATCTAGATGTACTGACGGCTCAAAAAAATGGATTTGAAAGTGCAGTGGCGAGTCTTGGGACAGCATTTACCGAAGAGCAGGCACAGCTTTTAAAAAAATACACAGATAAAGTTTTAATTGCTTATGATAATGATGAAGCAGGGAGAAATGCTGTAATAAAGGCAAGCTACATTTTAAAAAAATATGATTTTGATGTAAAATGTCTTGTCCTAAAAGGTAAAGAAAAAGACCCTGATGAGTTTTTGAGAAAGAATGGGAAACGAGCATTTATCGAAGTTGTGAAAGAGTCAAAAGATATATTTGATTTTTTAATTTCGGAATTTTCAAAGGAACAGGACTTAGAAGATATAGATAATGTAACTAAATTTATTAGAAAATTTAAGCCTTTTTTTTCAAATGTTACAGATAATCTTAGAAAAAATCTTTATTTACAAAAATTGTCAACGGAATTTGGAATTGATGGATTCATTTTAAAAGAAGAATTAGGAAATTTAGAACCAGAAAAATCTCCAAAGAAAATAAAAATTTCAAATGATGAGAAATTGGTCAAGTTTAAAAAACAAAAAGAAGATTTATACATTGAACTCGAAAAACAGACATTTATATATGTTTTAAAATATTACGATTCTGAAAAGAAAAAGTGTGAAAAGTTATTGAATAAAAAGTTTAGCTCTTTAATATTCAACAAGCTAATAGAAGATATGAAAATGATAAATTTCAACATAAAGGATTTAGACAAAATAGATATTACTGAAGAAGAAGAAAAAATAATTATGGGATTGCAGTTTTCTGCAGATAAGGATACTACAGACAAAGATATTTATTTTAGAGAAATTTATTTTGGATGGATTAAGCGGGAAATAGATGAAGAAAGAAAGAGAAGCGATGAAGAGAATGACAAAATCAGGAAATTTGAATTGAAAAGAATATTATCAAAGTTAAAAAATATTAGTAAAGTTGATGAAATTGAAAAATTATATGATGAATTTATATTGATAAGGAGACCGAATTATGTCTGA
- a CDS encoding NRAMP family divalent metal transporter: protein MEKRHTSWYSKFKAFGPGILMASAAIGGSHIVASTQAGALYGWQLAIIVILVNIFKYPFFRFGTQYTLERKHSLIEGYGEKGEIYLWVFFIMNIFSGVINVAAVGILTAAILANILKLTVLSTLTPAAMASMINMLTTIVLVGSLAMMVFGGYKLLDSSSKFIVISLTVATVVAVIIALFKQHPMAPGFVVQSPWKLTALPFIVSLMGWMPAPIEISAINSMWTVEKQQEMRVPRKIAMLDFNVGYYVTTILAFVFLALGALIQYGTGTAIKGASAAYIAQFIKMYSSVIGSWSGLLIAFIAFMCIFGTTITVVDGYSRANAECLRLIMKKGEVKTSHFNIWMTVTVAIAMIIVFFFAGNVAAMMNFAMIFSFVSAPVYSYLNFSLVKDNSRLPVWLWFLSVAGIIYLTGFTLFFLVYLSGILK from the coding sequence ATGGAAAAAAGACACACAAGCTGGTACAGCAAATTTAAAGCTTTCGGTCCTGGTATTCTTATGGCTTCGGCAGCTATTGGAGGTTCCCATATCGTGGCATCTACGCAGGCAGGTGCATTATACGGATGGCAATTGGCAATTATCGTTATTTTAGTCAATATTTTTAAATATCCATTTTTCCGTTTTGGTACACAATATACGCTGGAACGTAAACATTCGCTAATCGAAGGATACGGAGAAAAAGGGGAAATTTATCTTTGGGTATTTTTTATTATGAATATATTTTCTGGAGTTATTAATGTGGCTGCAGTAGGCATTCTGACAGCGGCAATTTTAGCAAATATTCTGAAATTGACAGTTTTAAGCACTCTTACTCCAGCGGCAATGGCTTCAATGATTAACATGCTTACTACAATTGTTCTTGTCGGCTCGCTTGCAATGATGGTATTTGGAGGTTATAAACTTTTAGACAGCTCTTCAAAATTTATCGTTATTTCATTAACAGTTGCAACAGTTGTCGCAGTGATTATAGCATTATTTAAGCAACATCCAATGGCGCCTGGTTTTGTTGTACAATCTCCTTGGAAATTGACAGCATTGCCATTTATTGTATCGCTAATGGGATGGATGCCTGCACCAATAGAAATTTCGGCAATTAATTCGATGTGGACAGTTGAAAAGCAGCAGGAAATGAGAGTGCCACGTAAAATTGCAATGCTTGACTTCAACGTAGGTTATTATGTTACAACAATATTAGCTTTTGTATTCTTAGCGCTTGGAGCATTGATTCAATATGGAACAGGAACTGCAATTAAAGGTGCAAGTGCAGCTTATATTGCCCAGTTTATCAAGATGTATTCAAGTGTAATTGGAAGCTGGTCGGGACTTCTTATCGCATTTATTGCGTTCATGTGTATTTTTGGGACAACAATCACAGTTGTGGACGGTTATTCACGTGCCAATGCTGAATGCCTTAGATTAATTATGAAAAAGGGGGAAGTTAAGACATCGCACTTTAATATATGGATGACAGTAACAGTAGCTATAGCAATGATTATAGTATTTTTCTTTGCTGGAAATGTAGCTGCGATGATGAATTTTGCTATGATATTCTCATTTGTTTCAGCTCCAGTATACTCGTATCTTAATTTTTCACTGGTTAAAGATAACAGTAGACTGCCTGTCTGGCTATGGTTTTTATCAGTTGCAGGAATTATTTATTTAACAGGATTTACACTATTTTTCCTTGTTTATTTATCTGGAATTTTGAAATAA
- the ruvA gene encoding Holliday junction branch migration protein RuvA — MFEYISGKLSVKKIDYVALDINGLAYKIYISLKTFEKISNVGNTEKLYIHTNVKEVDISLYGFKTQSERELFKALISVNGVGPKLAIAILSTFNIKEIVDIVTENESKTFIKVPGLGIKKAQKIILDLKDKVEKLEFSEIINASTDTSNKNDTANSKILLMKEDLKLALESLGYRDIDISKWIKNDELIKLKNISEAIKVILKKMQK; from the coding sequence ATGTTTGAATATATTTCTGGAAAATTATCTGTAAAAAAAATTGATTATGTAGCCCTTGATATAAATGGATTAGCGTATAAAATTTATATATCACTAAAAACATTTGAAAAAATATCTAATGTTGGAAATACTGAGAAATTATATATCCACACAAACGTAAAAGAAGTCGATATTTCGCTTTATGGATTTAAAACTCAAAGTGAAAGAGAACTTTTTAAAGCTCTAATAAGTGTAAATGGTGTAGGGCCTAAACTGGCAATAGCAATATTATCAACTTTCAATATAAAAGAAATTGTTGATATCGTTACAGAAAATGAATCCAAAACTTTTATAAAAGTTCCTGGTTTAGGAATAAAAAAAGCACAAAAAATAATATTGGATTTAAAAGATAAAGTAGAAAAACTGGAGTTTTCTGAAATAATCAATGCAAGTACTGATACATCAAATAAAAACGATACTGCAAATTCTAAAATTTTATTAATGAAAGAAGATTTAAAATTAGCTTTAGAATCTTTGGGATATAGAGATATAGATATATCAAAATGGATAAAAAATGATGAGTTAATTAAATTAAAAAATATAAGTGAAGCCATAAAAGTAATTTTAAAAAAAATGCAAAAATAA
- the gmk gene encoding guanylate kinase: MKGKLIIVSGPSGSGKSTVTKLVKDRLNIPLSISATTRQPRTGEINGKDYFFLTKEIFEQKIKNDEFYEYANVHGNYYGTLKEVVESNLNKGLNVILEIDVQGALIAKEKKKDAILVFFRTKDMETLENRLRNRKTDTEKVIQLRLKNAAKELEYEPKYDYTIINNDIEQSCQELIDIINL; this comes from the coding sequence ATGAAAGGAAAACTAATTATTGTTTCGGGGCCATCGGGTTCAGGAAAATCAACAGTCACAAAATTAGTCAAAGATAGACTAAATATTCCATTATCAATATCAGCAACAACTCGACAGCCAAGAACCGGAGAAATCAACGGAAAAGATTACTTTTTTTTAACTAAGGAAATCTTTGAACAAAAAATAAAAAACGACGAATTTTATGAATATGCAAATGTTCACGGAAATTATTACGGAACATTGAAGGAAGTTGTAGAAAGCAACTTAAATAAAGGATTAAATGTAATTCTGGAAATTGATGTGCAAGGTGCATTAATTGCGAAAGAAAAGAAAAAAGATGCTATTCTTGTATTTTTTAGAACAAAGGATATGGAAACTCTCGAAAACAGACTTCGTAATAGAAAAACTGATACGGAGAAAGTTATTCAGCTACGTTTAAAAAATGCGGCAAAAGAGCTGGAATATGAGCCAAAATATGATTACACTATAATAAATAACGATATTGAGCAGTCTTGTCAAGAATTAATAGATATTATTAATTTATAG
- a CDS encoding sigma factor-like helix-turn-helix DNA-binding protein — MLKNIFEDIKKKGNFSFEKIIENYSLSDDEFFEFLKFIHLENIPEVRTSTDGSDFIVLEDENVFIEEKDTIKSYLEDIREKCREFEKKSEDEKQNEELIDKYLKIAVKESLLYSKYGFSFLDIVQEATLGIISGLNYFDKITQITKEPEFFVKNFAVKYILEFQKELLKDIKSSELSYILYLKVKVDKSMGFSMDEISKQMNVSTEYIEQLEKLFDEVEPQELIGNTQILEKADKITQMYILENIPKKLNYLDEQILVMTYGLDDKIYTEKEIAKSLNISSHNVNILKEKALNKLSIDLMRNDFVENNEETDYIIN, encoded by the coding sequence ATGCTAAAAAATATTTTTGAAGATATTAAGAAAAAGGGAAATTTCAGCTTTGAAAAAATTATAGAAAATTATAGCTTGAGTGATGATGAATTTTTTGAATTTTTGAAATTTATTCATTTGGAAAATATTCCAGAAGTTAGGACTTCGACTGATGGAAGCGATTTTATAGTTCTGGAAGATGAAAATGTATTTATTGAAGAAAAAGATACGATAAAATCATATTTGGAAGATATAAGGGAAAAGTGTAGGGAATTTGAGAAAAAAAGTGAAGATGAAAAGCAAAACGAAGAATTAATTGACAAATATTTGAAAATAGCTGTAAAAGAAAGCCTGCTCTATTCAAAATATGGTTTCTCATTTTTAGATATAGTTCAGGAAGCTACACTTGGAATTATTTCAGGACTGAATTATTTTGATAAAATTACTCAAATTACAAAAGAGCCTGAATTTTTTGTGAAAAATTTTGCTGTAAAATATATTTTGGAATTTCAGAAGGAATTACTAAAAGATATTAAATCGTCTGAATTATCGTATATTTTGTATTTAAAAGTAAAAGTTGATAAAAGTATGGGCTTTTCAATGGATGAAATCAGTAAGCAAATGAATGTTTCTACAGAATATATTGAACAGCTGGAAAAATTGTTTGATGAAGTTGAGCCTCAGGAGCTGATTGGAAATACACAAATATTGGAAAAGGCTGATAAAATTACACAGATGTACATTTTAGAAAATATTCCAAAAAAACTGAATTATCTAGATGAACAAATATTGGTTATGACTTACGGACTTGACGATAAAATTTATACAGAAAAGGAAATTGCAAAATCCTTAAATATTTCAAGCCACAATGTGAATATTTTAAAGGAAAAAGCGCTTAATAAATTGTCAATCGACTTAATGAGAAATGATTTTGTAGAAAATAACGAAGAAACAGACTACATAATAAATTAA